The Papaver somniferum cultivar HN1 chromosome 3, ASM357369v1, whole genome shotgun sequence genome includes a region encoding these proteins:
- the LOC113357436 gene encoding tubby-like F-box protein 3 produces the protein MTLKSIIRDVKGEFGSMSRRGFDVKGLKSKSLQVVQDETIPIDAFKQSCWANMPPELLRDVLMRIEDSEFKWPPRKYVVACAGVCRNWREIMKEIVSTPELSGKLTFPISLKQPGPRETIIQCFIKRNRTAQTYHLYLGLTPALTDNGKFLLAARKARRTTCTDYIISIDADDMSKGSGTYIGKLRSNFLGTKFTVYDSQPPYAVAMVSKSRSNRLVGSKQVTPRVPVGNYPVAHIAYELNVLGSRGPRRMHCVMDGIPATSIEPGGTAPTQTEFPLSNLESFPMIPFFRSKSSAQKENSVSGPLVDQKEGLLVLKNKSPRWHEQLQCWCLNFRGRVTVASVKNFQLVASPENGPSGPEHEKVLLQFGKVGKDLFTMDYQYPVSAFQAFAICLSSFDTKIACE, from the exons ATGACTTTGAAGAGTATAATTAGAGACGTGAAAGGGGAATTTGGAAGTATGTCAAGGAGAGGATTTGATGTTAAGGGGTTGAAATCAAAATCACTACAGGTGGTTCAAGATGAAACCATACCAATTGATGCATTTAAACAAAGTTGTTGGGCCAATATGCCACCTGAACTATTGAGAGATGTGTTAATGAGAATTGAAGACTCCGAGTTTAAATGGCCGCCAAGGAAATACGTTGTTGCTTGTGCTGGAGTTTGTAGGAATTGGAGAGAAATCATGAAGGAGATTGTATCGACACCTGAATTGTCTGGGAAGTTAACGTTTCCTATCTCCTTGAAACAG CCTGGTCCAAGGGAAACAATAATCCAGTGTTTCATCAAACGCAACAGGACGGCCCAAACATATCATCTTTACCTTGGATTGACTCCAG CGCTGACTGATAACGGCAAGTTCCTTCTTGCTGCTCGTAAGGCTCGTCGCACTACTTGCACAGACTACATCATCTCTATAGATGCAGATGACATGTCTAAGGGGAGCGGTACCTACATTGGGAAGTTAAG ATCAAACTTTTTGGGGACTAAGTTTACAGTCTATGATAGCCAGCCTCCTTATGCTGTAGCCATGGTATCGAAAAGCCGCTCCAATAGGCTAGTGGGTTCTAAACAAGTTACACCGAGAGTCCCTGTTGGCAACTATCCAGTAGCACACATTGCATACGAGCTGAATGTTCTGGGATCCAG GGGTCCACGGAGGATGCATTGTGTAATGGATGGAATCCCTGCCACATCAATAGAACCAGGTGGAACAGCCCCCACACAGACTGAATTCCCACTTAGCAACCTTGAGTCCTTCCCAATGATACCATTTTTCCGGTCTAAATCATCAGCCCAAAAGGAGAATTCTGTATCAGGTCCTCTGGTTGATCAGAAAGAAGGGCTTTTGGTGTTAAAGAACAAGTCGCCTAGGTGGCATGAGCAACTTCAATGCTGGTGTCTGAACTTTCGTGGCCGGGTGACGGTTGCTTCTGTGAAGAATTTTCAGTTGGTTGCTTCTCCAGAGAATGGACCATCTGGACCAGAACATGAGAAGGTCCTGCTTCAGTTCGGCAAAGTTGGAAAGGACTTGTTCACTATGGATTATCAGTATCCAGTTTCAGCTTTCCAGGCATTTGCCATCTGCCTTAGCAGTTTTGACACCAAGATTGCCTGTGAATAA